One region of Paraburkholderia phymatum STM815 genomic DNA includes:
- a CDS encoding porin, protein MKKTLIAGAALATLAGAVQAQSSVTLYGLIDTGLTYTNSQITGTGAGGHSNWQMTSGGVQYSRWGLRGAEDLGGGLRAIFTLENGFNVNNGQLSSSNRIFNRLAYVGVSSRDFGSLTLGRQTDDMVDFLAPLSLTGTQYGGTHFAHPFDVDNLNDSFQINNSVKYQSPDFAGFKLGALYGFSNQAGGFANNRAYSVGMSYMWGPLNFGAGYLHLNNSARTPAQLNTNGAVTDTLGASVSGLLTPTAVPLGALASRQQTWGGGVNYAFGPLVAGFVYTQTNLTELFLTGFNTHFQNYEGNVRFALTPAVMLAAAYTYSRAGGNAGGGAPHWNQVSALANYAFSKRTDVYIQSTYQSVSARAGNPLGVAWINGVSSPASTSNQVEATVGLRHRF, encoded by the coding sequence ATGAAGAAGACTCTGATTGCCGGTGCGGCGCTGGCTACGTTGGCCGGCGCAGTGCAGGCGCAAAGCAGCGTGACGCTTTATGGTCTGATCGACACAGGCCTCACTTACACCAACAGCCAGATCACCGGCACCGGAGCGGGTGGTCACAGCAATTGGCAGATGACCAGCGGTGGTGTCCAGTACAGTCGCTGGGGTCTGCGCGGAGCGGAAGATCTCGGCGGAGGCTTACGGGCGATTTTCACTCTCGAAAACGGCTTCAACGTGAACAATGGTCAGTTGTCGTCTTCCAATCGGATATTCAACCGCTTGGCCTACGTTGGGGTATCCAGCCGTGACTTTGGCTCGCTGACCCTGGGACGTCAAACCGACGACATGGTTGACTTCCTGGCGCCACTCTCGTTGACCGGGACACAGTATGGCGGGACTCACTTCGCCCATCCGTTCGACGTCGACAACCTGAACGATTCGTTCCAGATCAACAACTCGGTCAAGTATCAAAGTCCGGATTTCGCGGGCTTCAAACTGGGTGCCTTATACGGCTTTTCGAACCAGGCCGGTGGTTTCGCGAACAATCGTGCGTACAGCGTCGGCATGTCTTACATGTGGGGGCCGTTGAACTTCGGCGCCGGGTATCTGCACCTGAACAACTCGGCCCGCACCCCGGCACAGCTCAATACGAACGGGGCAGTCACGGATACCCTTGGGGCCTCTGTCTCTGGCCTTCTGACACCGACTGCCGTGCCGCTCGGTGCACTCGCGAGCCGCCAGCAGACGTGGGGCGGAGGCGTCAACTATGCATTCGGTCCGTTGGTCGCTGGCTTCGTATATACGCAGACGAACCTGACTGAACTTTTCCTGACCGGCTTCAACACCCACTTCCAGAACTATGAAGGAAACGTCCGGTTTGCGCTGACGCCGGCCGTTATGTTGGCGGCAGCGTACACCTACTCCCGCGCCGGTGGAAATGCCGGTGGTGGCGCTCCGCACTGGAATCAGGTAAGCGCGCTCGCCAACTACGCCTTCTCGAAGCGCACGGACGTCTATATCCAAAGCACCTATCAGAGCGTGAGCGCGCGCGCTGGCAATCCGTTGGGTGTCGCCTGGATCAACGGTGTGAGTTCCCCCGCGTCGACATCAAATCAGGTCGAGGCCACCGTCGGCCTACGTCACCGCTTCTGA
- a CDS encoding LysR family transcriptional regulator: protein MFLADVQTFLAVASAGSLSAAARQLNVVPMQVSRRIAALEEDLGVRLFHRTTRSLTLTAEGEAFVPYARAMVAAEAGARAEVSPSSGTASGILRLTAPSGFGQSVVLPMLPGLLEANPELRLDLDLSDRQVDIVGQGLDLAIRIAPLEDSELVARKIAPNPRLICASPEYLKKHGRPSTSAELDQHRCIRLDSVGSWPLVVGGKLIRKRIEGYVTTTSVEAARTAAVQGLGLAMLTSWDVFRQLADHSLVQVQLEDAAMEDLSVWAVIPSRRYVPNRVNVFLGALQKEISDLAQKCG from the coding sequence ATGTTCCTCGCAGACGTTCAGACTTTCCTCGCCGTTGCCTCCGCGGGCAGCCTGTCAGCGGCGGCTCGCCAGCTGAACGTGGTGCCCATGCAGGTTTCACGGCGCATTGCCGCGCTCGAAGAAGACCTCGGCGTGCGCCTCTTTCATCGGACCACTCGCTCCCTGACCTTGACCGCAGAAGGGGAGGCGTTTGTTCCTTACGCGAGGGCGATGGTGGCTGCGGAAGCGGGCGCGCGAGCTGAAGTGAGTCCGTCGTCGGGCACTGCATCGGGCATATTGCGTTTGACCGCACCGAGTGGCTTCGGCCAATCGGTCGTGTTGCCGATGCTGCCGGGACTGCTGGAAGCGAACCCGGAGCTTCGGCTCGACCTCGACCTTTCCGATCGCCAGGTCGATATCGTGGGGCAGGGGCTGGATCTGGCAATACGCATTGCACCGCTGGAAGATTCGGAACTGGTGGCCAGAAAGATCGCTCCGAATCCACGCCTGATTTGTGCTTCGCCCGAGTATCTGAAGAAGCACGGACGACCTTCGACGTCGGCGGAACTGGACCAGCATCGCTGTATCAGACTCGACTCGGTGGGCAGTTGGCCGCTCGTTGTCGGCGGCAAGCTGATACGCAAGCGCATTGAAGGGTATGTCACCACGACCAGTGTGGAAGCGGCACGCACGGCTGCTGTGCAGGGACTCGGGCTCGCAATGCTGACGTCCTGGGACGTCTTCAGGCAACTGGCCGATCATTCGCTCGTGCAGGTTCAGCTGGAGGACGCCGCGATGGAAGACCTGTCAGTGTGGGCGGTCATCCCAAGCCGGCGATATGTGCCGAATCGGGTGAACGTCTTCCTCGGTGCGCTTCAGAAGGAAATCTCAGATCTGGCACAAAAGTGCGGCTAG
- a CDS encoding NADH:flavin oxidoreductase, with amino-acid sequence MSDATSPILTSYNRNGIALRNRIAVAPMTRITATEYGYPTQAMFDYYKRFAKGGFGLVTTEGIYTDKAFSQGYRFQPGLADDEQAKAWSTFNREMHEHGTPVFAQLMHAGALSQGNVYRSHTVGPSAVRPKGEQMKFYFGQGLYAEPKEMTDAEIDEAIQGFVGAARRAVNIAGFKGVEIHGANGYLLDQFLTAGTNRRTDRWGGDTKARVQLLVDVVEAVRLGIGDAVPVGIRISQGKVNDFGSRWSGGEADAEVIFGTLADAGIDFLHVTEFEAWQPAFEGTHDSLVTLAHRYAPAVTVIANGGLHTAERINHALASGANLVTVGRGALANPDLPKLLANRREPRTFDSSILQPIASIKPEELAMQIAAST; translated from the coding sequence ATGAGCGACGCAACCTCCCCCATCCTTACTTCGTATAACCGCAACGGCATCGCATTACGCAACCGCATCGCCGTCGCCCCCATGACGCGTATCACGGCCACGGAATACGGCTATCCGACCCAAGCCATGTTCGACTACTACAAGCGCTTCGCGAAAGGTGGTTTCGGCCTGGTAACGACGGAAGGCATCTATACCGACAAGGCGTTCTCGCAAGGATACCGGTTTCAGCCAGGATTGGCCGACGACGAACAGGCGAAGGCATGGTCGACGTTCAATCGCGAGATGCATGAGCATGGGACCCCTGTGTTCGCGCAACTCATGCATGCCGGGGCGTTGAGTCAAGGCAACGTTTATCGAAGCCATACCGTGGGCCCGTCGGCCGTCCGCCCGAAGGGCGAACAGATGAAGTTCTACTTCGGCCAGGGACTCTATGCTGAGCCAAAAGAGATGACAGACGCTGAGATTGATGAGGCTATTCAGGGGTTTGTCGGCGCGGCACGACGTGCCGTGAATATTGCCGGGTTCAAGGGCGTGGAAATTCACGGCGCTAACGGGTATCTCCTCGACCAGTTCCTGACAGCAGGCACTAATCGTCGGACCGACCGTTGGGGCGGCGACACGAAGGCTCGCGTGCAACTGCTCGTCGATGTTGTCGAAGCAGTCAGGCTCGGCATCGGAGATGCTGTACCCGTGGGTATCAGGATTTCACAAGGCAAGGTCAACGATTTCGGTTCCAGGTGGTCGGGTGGCGAGGCGGATGCCGAAGTGATCTTCGGCACACTTGCCGATGCAGGCATCGACTTCCTTCACGTCACGGAGTTCGAGGCCTGGCAGCCGGCCTTCGAAGGCACGCACGATAGCCTCGTGACGCTGGCACACCGTTACGCGCCCGCCGTCACCGTCATCGCAAACGGCGGCTTGCACACGGCTGAGCGTATCAACCACGCGCTGGCCTCCGGTGCGAATCTGGTGACAGTCGGACGCGGCGCGCTGGCGAATCCCGACCTGCCGAAACTGCTCGCAAACAGGCGCGAACCTCGTACATTCGACAGTTCGATCCTTCAACCGATCGCCAGCATCAAGCCCGAAGAACTCGCAATGCAGATAGCCGCTTCAACGTAA
- a CDS encoding cupin domain-containing protein, producing the protein MPLSQDWLSRLLGMMTVHGQLELRCSYGAPWEVIYGDSDPGEMPYHIILSGSAILETPGAGNPQHLCAGDIVMLAHGSAHTLHDGSGARPKRAHERAALNLTISENKGTGPRLDMLCGRIILAPPHDGFIRAYLPARLVTHTSPTRSGGKHGADGAAYAQLNGLVALMRTEASADNLGGHAMMNALSAALFALTMRVASESDEAPVGLLALASNPRLFPALTAIFSDPARAWTLPVLADLCSMSRATLIRHFHDKLGRSPNDFLTDIRMALAANELKRPGISTEVVAETVGYQSVAAFRRAFSQRLGMTPADWRRSQREKQHAELAT; encoded by the coding sequence ATGCCACTTTCGCAAGACTGGCTGAGCCGTTTGCTCGGCATGATGACCGTGCACGGTCAACTCGAATTGCGCTGTTCGTATGGCGCACCGTGGGAAGTGATCTATGGCGATTCGGACCCGGGCGAGATGCCGTATCACATCATCCTCAGCGGGTCGGCCATTCTGGAGACGCCGGGTGCCGGCAATCCGCAGCACCTTTGCGCCGGCGACATCGTGATGCTGGCGCACGGCTCTGCCCACACGCTTCACGACGGTAGCGGCGCGCGGCCGAAGCGGGCGCACGAGCGCGCTGCCCTGAACCTGACCATTAGCGAAAACAAGGGCACCGGCCCGCGTCTCGACATGCTCTGCGGGCGAATCATTCTGGCGCCGCCACATGACGGGTTCATCCGTGCGTATCTGCCCGCACGGCTTGTCACGCATACGTCGCCGACCAGGAGCGGTGGGAAGCACGGCGCTGATGGTGCGGCCTACGCGCAGCTGAACGGTCTCGTGGCCCTCATGCGAACAGAGGCCAGTGCAGACAATCTTGGCGGCCACGCGATGATGAATGCGCTATCGGCGGCGCTGTTTGCGCTGACGATGCGCGTGGCCAGCGAGTCCGATGAAGCACCTGTCGGGCTGCTCGCGCTGGCAAGCAATCCGCGCCTGTTTCCCGCACTGACGGCGATCTTCAGCGACCCTGCACGAGCATGGACGCTGCCTGTGCTGGCGGACCTCTGCAGCATGTCACGTGCAACGTTGATTCGTCACTTTCACGACAAGCTGGGTCGTTCGCCGAATGATTTCTTGACCGATATCCGCATGGCGCTGGCGGCCAACGAACTGAAAAGACCAGGCATTTCGACCGAGGTTGTGGCCGAGACAGTCGGCTATCAATCCGTCGCCGCGTTCCGGCGCGCGTTCAGTCAACGTTTGGGCATGACGCCAGCGGACTGGCGTCGTTCGCAACGGGAGAAACAACATGCGGAGCTTGCAACCTGA
- a CDS encoding carboxymuconolactone decarboxylase family protein produces the protein MSRIAIPAVQNATGGTAEVYGRVRKIAGGSVPNLFAALGHLAPAILNAALDAEGALASSSLSKQDLETIKLLVSEQTGCDYCVAAHVMLGKMTGLSPEALKHIRAGQATGDVRRDALIRFVLTLQTTRGTIAESELAAIRAAGYSDTQLAEISLAIAMTIFTNTFNRINDTDVDFPPVK, from the coding sequence ATGAGTCGCATCGCTATCCCCGCAGTCCAGAACGCAACGGGAGGCACCGCTGAAGTCTACGGACGGGTTCGCAAAATAGCCGGCGGCAGCGTGCCGAATCTGTTCGCGGCGCTCGGCCATCTCGCGCCCGCGATACTGAATGCGGCGCTAGACGCCGAAGGCGCGCTTGCATCGAGCAGTCTGAGCAAACAGGATCTGGAAACCATCAAGCTGCTCGTGAGCGAGCAAACGGGCTGCGACTACTGCGTCGCCGCGCACGTGATGCTGGGCAAGATGACCGGGCTATCGCCCGAAGCGCTCAAACATATTCGTGCGGGTCAGGCGACTGGCGATGTCCGACGCGACGCCCTCATCCGTTTCGTGCTGACCCTGCAGACGACCCGCGGCACGATCGCCGAAAGCGAACTCGCAGCCATTCGCGCCGCAGGCTACAGCGACACGCAACTCGCAGAAATCTCGCTAGCAATCGCCATGACGATTTTTACGAACACCTTCAACCGTATCAACGACACCGACGTCGATTTCCCGCCCGTCAAATAA
- a CDS encoding FAD-dependent oxidoreductase, with translation MSQVEQFDTLILGSGQGGKLLAWHLGRSGQRVAVVERQWVGGSCPAVACLPSKNEIWSARVAHLARHAADFGATTGPVAIDMAKVRERKRGMVEREAAFHVQAYESSGAELVMGVGRFVGPKTVEVQLNDGGTRTLSGRQVVVNVGTHAAIPDVPGLRAAEPLTHIGALDLDRAPSHLIVLGGGYIGVEMAQAYVRFGSHVTIIERSTRLMAREDADVGAEMLRILRAEGIDVVLDARTVSVEGRSGTQVRVVVRTPSGDRTLDGSDILVAAGRVPNTASIGLEHAGIQLDERGYIRVNDRLQTSAPDVWAIGEVAGSPQFTHVSVDDFRIVRDNLAGGNRGTGDRLIPYTLFTDPPLARVGLSESDAQRQGIAVRVATLPMNNVLRTEATDETQGFMKVLVSANDDRILGFTMIGSEAGEVMAAMQTAMLADLPYQKLRDAVISHLTVAEGLGALLSRVPERTGE, from the coding sequence ATGTCTCAGGTTGAACAGTTCGATACGTTGATTCTCGGTAGTGGCCAGGGCGGCAAGCTGCTGGCCTGGCATCTGGGCCGGTCAGGACAACGCGTGGCCGTGGTCGAGCGGCAATGGGTGGGCGGCTCGTGCCCGGCCGTCGCTTGCCTGCCGAGCAAGAACGAAATCTGGAGCGCGCGCGTGGCTCATCTGGCGCGGCATGCCGCTGACTTCGGCGCGACCACGGGACCTGTCGCCATCGACATGGCAAAGGTTCGCGAACGCAAGCGCGGCATGGTCGAACGCGAAGCCGCATTTCACGTGCAGGCGTATGAATCGAGCGGCGCTGAGCTGGTCATGGGCGTCGGCCGCTTTGTTGGGCCGAAGACCGTCGAGGTGCAACTGAACGACGGCGGCACGCGCACGCTCAGCGGACGCCAGGTCGTGGTCAACGTCGGGACGCACGCGGCGATTCCTGACGTGCCGGGACTGCGCGCTGCCGAGCCGCTGACGCATATCGGCGCGCTGGATCTCGACCGTGCGCCCTCACATCTGATCGTCCTGGGTGGCGGCTATATCGGCGTGGAGATGGCGCAGGCTTACGTGCGCTTCGGTAGTCACGTGACGATCATCGAGCGCAGTACAAGGCTGATGGCCCGCGAAGATGCGGACGTCGGCGCGGAGATGCTGCGCATTCTTCGCGCGGAAGGAATCGATGTCGTGCTGGATGCACGAACAGTCAGCGTCGAGGGACGCTCGGGCACGCAGGTGCGCGTCGTCGTGCGCACGCCTTCGGGTGACCGGACTCTGGATGGAAGCGACATTCTTGTCGCCGCCGGCCGCGTTCCCAACACAGCCAGCATCGGCTTGGAGCACGCAGGTATCCAGCTTGACGAACGTGGATACATTCGCGTGAACGACCGGCTGCAGACCTCGGCACCCGACGTCTGGGCAATTGGCGAAGTCGCGGGCAGTCCGCAATTCACGCACGTATCGGTCGATGACTTCAGAATCGTGCGCGACAACCTCGCGGGCGGCAATCGCGGCACTGGCGATCGCCTGATTCCGTACACGCTGTTCACCGATCCCCCGCTCGCGCGCGTCGGACTGAGCGAAAGCGACGCGCAACGTCAAGGCATCGCCGTTCGTGTCGCAACACTGCCGATGAACAACGTGCTGCGGACGGAAGCGACCGACGAGACGCAGGGTTTCATGAAGGTGCTCGTCAGCGCAAACGACGATCGCATACTCGGCTTCACGATGATCGGCTCAGAAGCTGGAGAAGTGATGGCGGCGATGCAGACAGCGATGCTTGCGGATCTTCCTTACCAGAAACTCCGGGATGCCGTGATCTCCCATCTGACCGTCGCCGAAGGCCTTGGAGCGCTTCTGTCGAGGGTGCCCGAGCGAACCGGCGAGTGA
- a CDS encoding PQQ-dependent sugar dehydrogenase has translation MPHSIGGWLSRSPVVAALAALLILSAFTDEARAQAAAVPNVTAIGQSVTCQPTSTTRPQPKLPIGFTEQILYAGCLTQPTAISFNGSKTKVFVAEKGGKVWNCDLATPTCTLFADLASEVCNDADRGLLGLAVDPQNDGNVYVLYTTRPATGACSGNVLTGGQLSLLTGSGEKKILPAAGSNSQPWCFYYTSHSIGGLVFAADNKTLYVSAGDGANFEQVDYGQLDTACGDGTNLPQGAFRSQGVSPYNDGVILRVTNPGATTQSVAVVTAGLRNPFRFARLPGMTDELYIGNVGWNLWESIDHFTVAGQNFGWPCFEGWAPNNNFSAAPQPDYQKTAYCASVGGVTAPFFAYAHTSYVTAQDSKGRTCGGKPSGGGADQNGSVISALGFTDGTSATYPSEFRNALYFGDLLRKCIWTMQPPNNTPQTFARDLQGGPVDLKSGPAGDLFYVDLVTSTVRRFTHK, from the coding sequence ATGCCGCACTCTATAGGAGGCTGGCTAAGCCGAAGCCCCGTGGTTGCCGCGCTGGCAGCGTTGCTCATATTGTCGGCTTTCACCGATGAGGCGCGCGCTCAGGCCGCTGCCGTACCCAATGTGACGGCTATCGGGCAGTCGGTTACATGCCAGCCCACGTCCACGACCAGGCCACAGCCGAAGCTTCCCATTGGTTTTACCGAGCAGATCTTATACGCAGGCTGTCTCACTCAGCCGACCGCGATAAGCTTCAACGGAAGCAAGACCAAGGTTTTCGTCGCCGAAAAAGGGGGCAAGGTTTGGAATTGCGATTTGGCGACCCCCACTTGTACGTTGTTCGCCGACCTGGCGAGTGAAGTTTGCAATGATGCCGACCGGGGCCTGCTCGGACTTGCTGTCGACCCGCAGAACGATGGGAACGTCTACGTGCTTTACACGACGCGTCCTGCGACAGGAGCGTGTAGTGGAAACGTCCTTACAGGCGGACAACTTTCGCTGCTAACGGGGTCGGGCGAAAAAAAGATTCTGCCCGCCGCAGGATCCAACAGCCAACCGTGGTGTTTTTACTATACGTCTCACAGCATCGGGGGCTTGGTCTTTGCAGCCGATAACAAGACGCTATATGTCAGTGCCGGCGACGGCGCAAACTTCGAGCAGGTTGACTACGGCCAGTTGGATACCGCTTGCGGCGATGGCACAAATCTGCCGCAGGGGGCGTTTCGCAGTCAGGGCGTGTCGCCCTACAACGATGGCGTGATTCTCAGGGTAACGAACCCGGGCGCGACAACCCAAAGCGTTGCTGTTGTCACAGCCGGCCTGCGCAATCCTTTCCGCTTCGCCAGACTGCCCGGAATGACGGATGAACTGTACATCGGCAATGTGGGTTGGAACCTTTGGGAATCCATCGACCACTTCACCGTCGCCGGCCAGAACTTTGGGTGGCCGTGTTTCGAAGGATGGGCCCCCAACAACAACTTCAGTGCGGCTCCTCAACCCGACTACCAGAAGACCGCATACTGCGCAAGCGTGGGCGGCGTCACTGCCCCGTTCTTTGCGTACGCTCATACGAGTTATGTAACGGCCCAAGACAGCAAAGGACGGACCTGCGGTGGCAAACCTTCCGGCGGTGGGGCTGATCAAAACGGTAGTGTGATCTCCGCACTTGGATTCACTGATGGCACCAGCGCAACCTACCCGTCTGAGTTCCGGAACGCCCTGTACTTTGGCGATCTTCTTCGGAAATGCATCTGGACAATGCAGCCGCCGAACAATACGCCACAGACCTTTGCAAGGGACCTGCAAGGAGGACCGGTGGATTTGAAATCCGGTCCGGCTGGGGACCTCTTCTACGTAGACCTCGTTACCAGTACCGTGAGGCGATTTACGCATAAGTAG
- a CDS encoding ABC transporter ATP-binding protein, translating into MSLSAFATAPVAGAIDTTRESDTDHLKVQQLSHSFRTADGVDVPIFERLDFSVKSGEIVSIVGRSGAGKSTLFNLVSGLIQPQSGHVRVGARKDGSAGRIAYMLQKDLLMPWRTVLQNAVLGIELYRKVKAADYERARQMLSRYGLGAVADAYPHSLSGGMRQRVALTRTLLVDPTLVLLDEPFSALDYETRLALEDDVMALREQSGTSVVLVTHDIEEAIAVSDRVILLGGRPARIEDDIDVRLTTHGPRSAVSAREAPEFRTFHSRVWNGLRSHTIQHSGATA; encoded by the coding sequence ATGAGTCTTTCTGCCTTTGCCACTGCGCCAGTAGCAGGCGCAATCGATACGACGCGTGAGTCGGATACGGACCACCTGAAGGTCCAGCAGCTTAGCCATTCATTTCGGACTGCAGATGGTGTCGACGTGCCGATCTTCGAGCGCCTCGACTTCAGTGTGAAAAGCGGTGAGATCGTGTCGATCGTCGGTCGCAGCGGCGCCGGCAAGAGCACGCTTTTCAATCTCGTTTCAGGGTTGATCCAGCCACAATCAGGCCACGTCCGCGTGGGTGCGCGCAAGGATGGCAGCGCGGGCCGCATCGCCTACATGCTGCAAAAAGATCTGCTGATGCCGTGGCGCACGGTGTTGCAAAACGCGGTACTTGGCATCGAGCTGTATCGCAAGGTCAAAGCGGCTGATTACGAACGCGCACGTCAGATGCTGTCGCGTTACGGGCTGGGCGCCGTGGCCGACGCTTACCCGCATTCGCTTTCCGGCGGCATGCGCCAGCGCGTGGCGCTGACGCGCACGCTGCTCGTCGATCCCACACTGGTGCTGCTGGACGAGCCGTTTTCAGCGCTTGACTATGAGACCCGGCTGGCACTCGAAGACGATGTGATGGCGCTGCGCGAGCAAAGCGGCACGAGCGTCGTGCTCGTCACGCACGATATCGAAGAAGCAATCGCCGTAAGCGACCGCGTGATCCTCCTCGGCGGCCGTCCCGCGCGCATCGAAGACGACATCGACGTGCGCCTCACCACGCACGGACCGCGCAGCGCAGTATCGGCGCGCGAAGCGCCCGAGTTCCGCACCTTCCATTCGCGCGTCTGGAACGGACTGCGCAGCCATACCATCCAGCACTCGGGAGCCACGGCATGA
- a CDS encoding ABC transporter permease gives MSDVAMSSDAPVRRRTTQRHAARLGTTGAVAFIVVALIALWQVAVSAGWINGKLLGSPAGIWLAAQQGLNGGTLISDTLVTLYETVLGLVVGSGLGIALGLLLWFVPRVSGVAEGLSVILNSIPKIALGPLIVIWFGSDMTSKVWLAGISTFAVAMISSCAAAREVDKDLLNLFRSFNAKPSMIFTKLILPGAMPWVFSTLRVNIGFALIGAVVGEYIASQAGLGHEVFVAGSLFDLNTVWLGIIVLTLMATLLSWIVQFTEAKVISWKAKR, from the coding sequence ATGAGCGACGTAGCAATGTCATCCGACGCGCCAGTGCGCCGGCGCACGACGCAACGCCACGCGGCGAGGCTCGGCACCACGGGCGCTGTTGCGTTCATCGTCGTCGCGCTCATCGCGCTGTGGCAGGTAGCCGTCTCGGCTGGCTGGATCAACGGCAAACTGCTGGGCTCGCCAGCGGGTATCTGGCTCGCAGCGCAGCAAGGTCTCAACGGCGGCACGCTGATTAGCGACACGCTCGTCACGCTCTACGAAACCGTACTCGGTCTCGTGGTGGGCAGCGGGCTCGGCATCGCGCTAGGTTTGCTGCTGTGGTTCGTGCCGCGCGTCTCGGGTGTCGCCGAAGGCCTGTCGGTCATTCTGAACAGTATCCCGAAGATCGCGCTCGGACCGCTCATCGTCATCTGGTTCGGCTCGGACATGACGTCGAAAGTGTGGCTCGCCGGTATTTCCACGTTTGCGGTGGCGATGATCTCCTCGTGTGCCGCCGCGCGCGAGGTCGACAAGGACCTGCTCAATCTCTTCCGCTCATTCAATGCAAAGCCTTCGATGATCTTCACCAAGCTGATCCTGCCAGGCGCAATGCCGTGGGTGTTTTCCACGCTGCGCGTCAACATCGGCTTCGCGCTGATCGGCGCGGTGGTGGGCGAGTACATCGCTTCGCAGGCGGGGCTGGGGCACGAAGTGTTCGTCGCTGGGTCGCTGTTCGATCTGAACACCGTGTGGCTCGGCATCATCGTGCTCACGCTGATGGCGACGCTCTTGAGCTGGATCGTTCAATTCACGGAAGCAAAGGTCATTTCATGGAAGGCAAAACGATGA
- a CDS encoding ABC transporter substrate-binding protein has translation MKRMNARMGAIAAAAAITGFAAPLPAPAAEPVTVYQAFQSIQYLPLYVAIDKGIFSKNGLDVTKVTAGSGAAGVAAVIGGHADFSLQDPMTAVLANQKGASVISVANVVAGVPVWVIAPPDAGVHQPGDMSSKSVAVALPPSTSTYLLQRLIKDQKIEKVSLNTVQLGTELAPVSAGRSQAAAVYEPQADTGIAQGYKIVYGFPKAYPGGYAFSTIDTLASTIKDKPKMVAAFVKSIAEAEALIHQSPQTAKDVAKSEFPSLDPKIVEAAVGRLIDQNIYAPTPDISEQAFRNALDLQESIGNIKPGAATYAGSVDNSFAASLAK, from the coding sequence ATGAAACGGATGAACGCACGCATGGGCGCGATCGCGGCGGCTGCCGCGATAACGGGGTTCGCGGCGCCGTTGCCTGCGCCGGCGGCCGAACCGGTGACGGTGTATCAGGCATTCCAGTCGATCCAGTATCTGCCGCTCTACGTGGCAATCGACAAGGGCATCTTCTCGAAGAACGGGCTCGACGTGACGAAAGTCACGGCGGGCAGCGGCGCGGCGGGCGTGGCGGCCGTGATCGGCGGCCATGCGGACTTCTCGCTGCAAGACCCGATGACGGCTGTGCTCGCGAACCAGAAGGGCGCGAGCGTCATCAGCGTGGCGAACGTGGTGGCGGGCGTGCCCGTGTGGGTGATCGCGCCGCCGGATGCGGGCGTGCACCAGCCCGGCGACATGTCGAGCAAGAGCGTGGCCGTCGCCCTGCCGCCGTCGACCAGCACCTACCTGTTGCAACGTCTCATCAAGGACCAGAAGATCGAGAAGGTCTCGCTCAATACGGTGCAGCTCGGCACCGAACTCGCGCCCGTCAGCGCGGGCCGCAGCCAGGCCGCGGCCGTCTACGAGCCGCAGGCCGACACGGGCATCGCGCAAGGCTACAAGATCGTCTACGGCTTCCCGAAGGCCTATCCGGGCGGCTACGCATTCTCGACCATCGACACGCTCGCTTCGACGATCAAGGACAAGCCGAAGATGGTCGCCGCCTTCGTGAAGTCGATCGCAGAGGCCGAGGCGCTCATTCACCAGTCGCCGCAGACGGCCAAGGACGTCGCGAAGAGCGAGTTCCCGTCGCTCGATCCGAAGATCGTGGAAGCAGCCGTGGGACGGTTGATCGACCAGAACATCTACGCGCCGACGCCCGATATTTCCGAGCAGGCTTTCCGCAACGCGCTGGATCTGCAGGAGTCGATCGGTAATATCAAGCCGGGCGCGGCCACTTATGCGGGATCCGTCGACAATTCGTTCGCGGCTTCGCTGGCTAAATAA